A part of Acidimicrobiales bacterium genomic DNA contains:
- a CDS encoding iron chelate uptake ABC transporter family permease subunit — protein MGRRLFAPTELPVGVVTGVVGAPYLLYLLARSNRVGTGG, from the coding sequence CTGGGCCGGCGGCTGTTCGCCCCGACCGAGCTGCCGGTCGGCGTGGTCACCGGCGTGGTGGGCGCCCCCTACCTGCTGTACCTGCTGGCCCGGTCGAACCGCGTGGGGACGGGAGGCTGA